Sequence from the Spirochaetota bacterium genome:
AAGCATTGGCCATGATATGTCGCCCAGCATACTTGTATCCTTATATTTATTAGAATTTGGCATTGAAAGGATAATTGTAAGAGCTATGTCAGAAGAGCATGGCAAGATATTAAATTTGATAGGCATATCGGAAGTTATTTATCCTGAAACAGAGATGGCCGTAAGGCTTGCAAATAAACTATCTAAGAAAAACGCTGTTGATTACCTGCCTTTAGACGAGGATTATAGCATTATCGAAGCAATGCCTCCTAAGAGTTTCTGGAGTAAAAGCCTAAAAGAATTAAATATAACATCGAGATTTAATTGTCAGGTAATAGCGTTAAAATATTCAAGTGATAAATTAAAAAGAGAAGATGCTGAGATGGCAATAAATTCATTAAAAATTCCCCCGAAGGCAGATGACATTATCACCGAAAACTCTATTATGATTTTGATAGGCAAAAATAGTGATATAGAACGATTTCTGGCTATTAAATAAAATAATATTTTTT
This genomic interval carries:
- a CDS encoding TrkA family potassium uptake protein, whose product is MKKKFFVIGLGNFGFSLAKTLEGNGCEVLGIDTSRELVERSMDYLSHAVIGDASNKDTLKSLMETDFDGAIVSIGHDMSPSILVSLYLLEFGIERIIVRAMSEEHGKILNLIGISEVIYPETEMAVRLANKLSKKNAVDYLPLDEDYSIIEAMPPKSFWSKSLKELNITSRFNCQVIALKYSSDKLKREDAEMAINSLKIPPKADDIITENSIMILIGKNSDIERFLAIK